The DNA region CCGATGGTCTTTCCCAGAAAGAGCGCATTGGCTGGGGCGGGCGAACAGCGGAATGCGTCGAGCACCTGATTGCGCAGCTCACGCAGCCAGCTCTGATTGAGCGCCATGGTAGAGGCAAACAGAAACGCCATCCAGATCAGCCCGCCGGTAATGCGGCGCGCCTCTTCGGCAGTGAAATCAAAGGTGAAGCTAAAGACCACCACCACCAGCAAGGAAAAAAATAACATGCCGTTGGTGGCGTCTTTGGAGCGCCACTCCAGGCGCAGGTCCTTGGCCAGGGTCGCTCGGGTGATATCGAACAACTGGCTCATGACGCGGCCCCCTCATTTCGCGAAGCCCCGCCCGAGCTGCCATGTTTTGCCGCCGCTGTTCCTGCTTCGCTGCGCAGCAGTTGGCCCTGGGAAAACAACAGAGAGTAATCAGCTACCCCCTCGACGTGAGTCACCTGGTGCGTGACCACCAGAATGGTCTTGCCCTCGTCACGCAGTTTTTTTATCAGCGCCGCAATGTCGCGCGCCGAAGCCACGTCCAGGTTGGAAAAAGGTTCATCGAGAAGAAGGATTTCCGGGCCGTGCATCAGGGTGCGGGCCAGCGAGAGGCGCTGCCGCATCCCCTGGGAGTAATCACCGGCGTGGCGCTCCAGGTCAGGATCGAGTCCCACAGCCCGAATCGCCGCTACCATTTTCTGCTCTTCTTTGATGCCGTAGAGCGCGGCGAAGTAGCGCAGGTTTTCCATTGCCGAAAGCTCGTCATAGAGCATGCTGGCGTGCGCGACGTAGCCGATTCTCTGCCTCAGCGTTTCGGGCGGACCATCGAAGACCACTTTGCCGGAGGTCGGGCGCGCCAGGCCGGCGATCACCCGCAGTAGCGTGGATTTTCCTGCGCCATTTTCTCCGAAGATGGCATAACAGCGGCCACTGGAAAACTCTGCGGTAACCGAGCGCAAGGCGGCGAAGCGTCCGAAAAGTTTGGTTACCTGCTGGAGCTGGATCATGGGGAGAACATCATACTGGATTGGAGTGATTCGAACCGGTTGAACAGACAGCTTACATCTTTTGCGTGTTCCCTGTGGGATTCTGCCCATTTTGCGCGGGCGCGTACTTGGAGGCACACTTGGCTTGCAGGCCGGTGGCATGAAATACGCCGTCGCGTCCGAACTGGCCTTCGGCCAGTGCCTGCGCGCCGTCTTTGAATGTATCCGGGGGCGCTTCGGTTCCCTGATA from Terriglobales bacterium includes:
- the ccmA gene encoding heme ABC exporter ATP-binding protein CcmA, which codes for MIQLQQVTKLFGRFAALRSVTAEFSSGRCYAIFGENGAGKSTLLRVIAGLARPTSGKVVFDGPPETLRQRIGYVAHASMLYDELSAMENLRYFAALYGIKEEQKMVAAIRAVGLDPDLERHAGDYSQGMRQRLSLARTLMHGPEILLLDEPFSNLDVASARDIAALIKKLRDEGKTILVVTHQVTHVEGVADYSLLFSQGQLLRSEAGTAAAKHGSSGGASRNEGAAS